The Sphingomonas carotinifaciens genomic sequence GGCTATGATCCCGTCGGCCCCAGAAAGGGCGAACGCTATGACGCGTTCCGCCTGCGCAAGGGCGATGGCCGTGGCCAGTGGTGGGAGGGCCTTGACCCGCAGGAACTCTATACCGGCGGTCATGCCGTGCTGCCCGACGGCATCGACAGCATCGAGGCGATGAACAAGTGGCACGATGCGAATAACGGCCAGTGGATCGAAACCGGGCCGAAGGACGATCCCGCCTATGTCACCCGCTGGCTGCTCCGCCAGACCGACCTGATCGAGAAGTACAAGCCCGATCTCTGCTATTTCGACGATTACGGCCTGCCCTTCGGTCCCGTCGGGCTGGAATCCGCGGCGGACTATTACAACCGCTCGATCGAATGGCACGGCAAGATCGATGTCGTGCTGACCGCCAAGCAGCTTCAGCCGCACCAGCGTTTCGGTCTGGTCCAGGATGTCGAGCGCGGCTTTGCCGACCGGTTGTGGGACGAGCCGTGGCAGACCGATACCTGCATCGGCGACTGGTTCTACAATGTCGCGCGCCTCAACGACCGGTCGTACAAGACCGCCGAACAGGTGATGCAGCGCCTGGCGGATGTGGTGTCCAAGAACGGCAACCTGCTGCTCTCCATTCCGCAGCCCGGCGACGGCTCGATCGACGCGGAGGAGGAGAAGATCCTCGACGGCATGGCCGGCTGGATCGCGGTGCATGGGCAAGCGATCTTCGGCTCGCGTCCCTGGCGCATCTATGGCGAGGGGCCGACGCAGCTCGCCACCGGCATGCAGAATGAGGGCGCGGCCAAGCCGTTCACGCCGCAGGACATCCGCTTCACCACCAACAAGGGCGCGCTTTACGCCCTGTTCCTTGCGCCGCCGACCGGTCCGATCACGATCAAGTCGCTGGGCACTACGCGCGAGGGCGCGATCGAGCGCGTAACCCTGCTCGGCGGCGGCCCGGTGCGTCACCGCCGCGACGCCGCCGGCCTTCATCTCGACTGGCCCCGCGCCCAGGCCCCCGCCTTCGTACCCGCCATCCGTATCGACGGCCGCGGCCTCGTCTGAACCCCATCATCCATCAGGAAATTCCACCGATGTCCCTTTTCCGACACCTTCTCGCCACCGGCACCGCGCTCGCCGCGCTGGCCGCCACCCCCGCCCTCGCCGCGCCCCTCTCCACCGTCGACCGCAACGGCGCACAGGTCGCGATCGAGCCCTACGCCCCCAACATCGTCCGGGTGACGATCGCGCTCGACCGCACCCTCGCCGACGCCGCCCCCGGACCCGGCCCCAACGCCCCTGCCGACGCCACCGGCTGGGCCCACCGCACCGACCAGTCCGGCGACATCTTCGCCTCCTCCGCCATGACCCTCACCGTCAAGGCGCAGCCCTGGCCCGCCGCCCCCACCCAGATGCAGCGCTACTTCGCGCCCTCGCTCCCGCCCGTCGCCATCACCGTCACCCGCCCCGACGGCCGCCCGATCGCCGAGATGACCGGCTGGGAAATGTCCCCCCATACGGTGAACGGCGAGCAGACGTTCCGGGTCGGCGCCAGTTTCGCGGTGCAGCCTGATGAGCATTATTACGGCCTCGGCCAGAACCAGGAAGGCGTGCTCGACCTGAAGGGCCGCACCATCGACTGCCGCCACAATTACGACGCGCCCGCCGGTGAAACCGTCTGCGTCCCCTTCATGGTCACCAACAAGGGCTATGGCATCGTCTGGGACAACCCGTCCGCGCTGAAGGTGATGCCCGGCCTCCACAACGCCACCCAGTGGCAGTCGGAGGTGGGCGAGCGCATCTCCTTCTTCGTCATCACCGGCGACACCACCGATCAGCTCTATGCCGGCTATGCCAGGCTGACCGGCGCCACCCCGCTGCCGCCCAAGGCCGCGTTCGGTCTGATCCAGTCCAAGGCGCGCTATGAAAGCCAGGCCGAGCTGATGGCCGTCGCCGACGGCTATCGCCAGCGCAACCTGCCGCTCGACGTCATGGTGCTGGACTGGTTCCACTGGACCCGCATGGGCCAGCTCGACATCGACCGCACCTATTTCCCCGATCCCAAGGGCATGAACGATCGCCTGAACGCAATGGGCATGCGCTCGATCCTCAGCGTCTGGCCGCGTTTCGAGCGGGAGTCGCGCTACTACAACACGCTGGCGGCCAAGGGCTGGTTCCTTCACGACAAGGACGGCAGCGTGGTCGACGGCCTGCCGTTCCGTTCCGACCGCGCCGGCGCGCTGCTCGACACCACCAATCCGGAAACCGGCCAGTGGTTCTGGGAGCGCATCCGCGACAATCTCGCCTCGCAGGGCTTCGACTGGTTCTGGCTGGACGAGACCGAGCCGGATCTGGTGCCGGACGGCCATTTCTATTCGATCGGCTCGGGCGATCGCTATCACAACATCTATCCGCTCACCCACACCACACCGGTGGCCGAGGGGTCGGCAAGGGATCGTCCGAACCTGCGCAACCTTATCCTTGCGCGCGCCGCCTATCTGGGCGTGCAGCGCAACGGCGCGCTGTTCTGGTCGTCGGACATCAAATCGACCTGGGAAGCGCTGAAGCGCCAGGTGCCTGCCGGCCTCGGCTTCACCGCGACCGGCATGGCCTATTGGGGCAGCGACATCGGCGGCTGGCAGTGGCCGAACGGCCCCAAGGCCGAACGCCCGCTACTGATCGATCCCGCCGGCGCGACCGCAATGGCGCCTGATTACGCCGACTATCCCGAACTGATGGTCCGCTGGTTCGGCTACAGCGTCTTCACGCCCACTCTGCGTATCCACGGCCAGCGTCCCGCCGCCTCGATCTGGGACTATGGCAAGGCGGCCGAGCCCGTTCTCGCCAACTTCCTGCGTCTGCGCTATTCGCTGATGCCCTATCTCTACGCGATGGGCCACCAGACCTATCAGACGGGCGCCCCGTTCATGCGCGCACTGTTCATGGACTTTCCCAATGATCCCAAGGTCGCGACGATCGGCGACCAGTATATGTTCGGCCCCGCCTTCCTCGTCGCCCCCGTCACCGATCAGGGCGTGACGAAGCGCCCCGTCTATCTGCCCGCCGGCGCCGACTGGTATGATTACTGGACCAACCGCCGCTACACCGGCGGCCAGACGATCGAGGTCGCCGCGCCCATCGATCAGGTGCCCCTGTTCGTCCGTGCCGGCTCGATCGTGCCGATGGGCGTGCAGGTGCCCAGCACCGCGACGAAGCAGCCGCTGGAGGCGATCCGCGTCTATCCGGGCCGCGATGCCAGCTTCACGCTGTACGACGATGACGGCACCACCAACGCCTACAAGAAGGCTGCTGGCGGCCGCTCGGCCACGCTGCGCTGGGACGACGCCGCGGGCCGCCTCACCGCCTCGGGCAAGCTGCCCACCGACCAGAACCCGGCAACGCTGGTCCAGGTGATCCGCCCGGCATCGTAGGCGTTCACCCAACCCCGTTCGTGCCGAGCGAAGTCGAAGCACAGCCACCAGCTTGTGGTCTTCGACTTCGCTCAGACCGAACGGACTTTGGAGCAGGTTTGAAAGATGGGGATCACCCCCCTCCCTCCCCCGTTCGTGTCGAGTAGAGATCGAGTAGCTCCGCAGGAGCATATCGAGAGCTCATATCGAGACAGTGCCAGCCGCGGCGGCGTATCTCCCGATAAGAATAGATACTCCGGTCAAAGCCGGTATCCCCCCACCAGCAATCACCGCCCGCCCGCGGCCATTTCCCCCATCATCACATAATCCAGCTTCCCCGTCCCCAGCACCGGCAGCGCCGCCACCACGCGGATATCGCGCGGGATCACCAGCTCGGTCACGCCATTGGCGCGCGCCCATGCCTGGAATGCCGCCGCCGCCGCATCGTGCTGCGTGGTGAACAGCACCAGTTGCTCGCCCTTGCGCGCATCCGGCCGTGTCACCACCGCATGATCGCCCTGCGGCCAGACCTTGGCGGCATACCCCTCCACCGCCGGCAGCGAGGCCATCTCGCCGCCGATCTTGGCGAAGCGCTTGGCCCGCCCGCGGATCGTGACGAAGCCGGCGGGGTCGATCGTCACGATGTCGCCGCTGTCATGCCAGCCATCCTCGGGCGGTTGCAGCACGCCGGGCGCTTCCGCCTTCAGATAGCCGGCCATGATGTTGGGCCCGCGGATCGACAGCCGCCCGCCGTCCGCGATCCCCGGCACCGCATCCAGCCGCGCCTCCATACCAGGCAGCAACCGGCCGACGCTGCCCGCCTGGAAATGCATCGGCGTATTCACCGCGATCACCGGCGACGCCTCGGTCGCGCCATAGCCTTCCATGATCCGCAGGCCGAACTTGTGCGCATAGGTCGCGCGCGTCTCGTCGCGCACCCGCTCCGCCCCGGCAAAGATGTAGCGCAGCGAATAGAAGTCATAACCATGCGCCATCCGGGCATAGCCCGACAGGAACGTGTCCGTCCCGAACAGGATCGTCGCATTCGCGTCATAGGCCAGCGCCGGCACGATCCGGTAATGCAGCGGGCTGGGATACAGCAACGTCTTCACCCCCGACAGGATCGGCAGCAGCGTGCCGCCGGTCAGCCCGAAGCTGTGGAACACCGGCAGCGCGTTCAGCACCACATCCGCCGAGTTGAAATCGATCCGCGCCGATAGCTGGAGGCAGTTGGATAGCAGGTTGCGGTGGGTCAGCACCACGCCCTTGGGCAGCCCTTCGGAACCGCTGGTGAACAGGATAACCGCCGGCGCCTCCGGCGACACCCCATGCCGCCGGTGCAGCCGCCCCGCAAAGCGTGTCGCGATCAGCGCGTGCAGCTTGGCCAGCGCACCGATGCCGGCACCGATATCCTCCAGATAATGGACGCGCAGCCCCGCCGACTCCAGCCCGGCGACCACCTCGCCCAGCTTCGCCTGCATGACAAAGGCGCGCGCGGTGATGATGCTGCGTATCTCCGCCGCGGTGCACGCCGCCTTCAGGTTGGTCAGCCCGGCCGTGTAGTTTAGCATCGCCGGCACCCGGCCAGTGCCTTGCAGCGCGAAGAATGTCGCCACCACCGCATTCACATTGGGCAACAGCACGCCCACCGCCTCGCCCCGCGTGGTGAGCGGTGCGAACGCGCGGCCCAGCGCGATGCTGCCGGTCAGCAACCGGCCGTAACGCATCGGCTCGCGCTTCACGTCCTCCACCGCCGCGGCACGCGCGCCGTGGATATCCTTGGCGTCGATCAGCGCCTGGTACAGCGTCCGGTCCGTGTTCGACGTGGCAAAGATCATCTCGCTCATCACGTCGTACAGCTTGGCGCCCGCCGCCGCGCGGCGCTGCCGGGCGGTGTCACCCTCCACCACGAAGCGGCGCGGCGGCAGGATGGTCAGGTCGATCTTCGGGAACATCCGCAGCCGCACCTTGCCGCGCAACCGCGAGAACGGGGTATATTGCGCCCCGTCGATGCGCACCGGCACGATCGGCGCATCCGCCTTGTCGGCGATCATGCCGGGACCGTCGAACACCTTCATCAGCGCGCCGGTCACCGTGATCCGCCCTTCGGGAAAGATCACCAGCGTCCGCTCCTCGCGCACCGCCTTCACCATCGCCTTGGCCGCCATCGGGTTCGTCGGGTCGACCGGAAAGGCGTCGAACATGCCCAGGAACGGCCGCACCCACCATGCCCGCGCGATCCGCGTCGCCACTGCAAAGGTCGGCTTGCCCGGCAGGAACGCCGCCAGCAACAACCCGTCGAGGAACGACACATGGTTAACTACCAGGATCGCCCGCTCGCCGGGCTTGGGCATATGCTCCGCCCCGTGCACCTCGACCCGGTACACCAGCACCAGCAGCGCGCGGATCAGCGCCTTGAACACCGTCTCGGGCAGCAGCCAGCACGAGATCAGCGCGATGGCGAGGGTGGCGAAGCCCATCGCCCCGATCACCCCCGGCACGCTGGTCCCGCTTGCCAGCAGGGCGGTGACCACCGCCACCATCGCCACGGTGACGAACGCGTTGACGATGTTGTTCGCCGCGATGATCCGCGAGCGTTCGGCGGCT encodes the following:
- a CDS encoding acyl-[ACP]--phospholipid O-acyltransferase, yielding MSAPDLSLLGKRRFAPLFVVQFLGAFNDNLLKFALLFLANFGLYAAAPEKAELLATIATGLFILPYFLLSALAGQLADKYDKAVLIRAVKAAEIGIMMLALGGFWLQSIPVLLACLFLMGVHSTLFGPVKYSILPQHLRQHEVMGGTGLIEAGTFLAILAGQLLGGVIPAWEAGLVATGVAVLGFVASLAVPSAPAAAPDLRIERNILKGTWKILTVARAGRGVWLAILGISWFFSVGAILLSEFAPLVSGTLHAGPGVVTLFLLVFSVSVAAGSLMVNRLLGGEVSARYVPGAALGMAVFLIDLWIATRGFVPVATHADVAAFLATGGSWHILIALTGIAFAGGMFIVPLYAILQVHSAAAERSRIIAANNIVNAFVTVAMVAVVTALLASGTSVPGVIGAMGFATLAIALISCWLLPETVFKALIRALLVLVYRVEVHGAEHMPKPGERAILVVNHVSFLDGLLLAAFLPGKPTFAVATRIARAWWVRPFLGMFDAFPVDPTNPMAAKAMVKAVREERTLVIFPEGRITVTGALMKVFDGPGMIADKADAPIVPVRIDGAQYTPFSRLRGKVRLRMFPKIDLTILPPRRFVVEGDTARQRRAAAGAKLYDVMSEMIFATSNTDRTLYQALIDAKDIHGARAAAVEDVKREPMRYGRLLTGSIALGRAFAPLTTRGEAVGVLLPNVNAVVATFFALQGTGRVPAMLNYTAGLTNLKAACTAAEIRSIITARAFVMQAKLGEVVAGLESAGLRVHYLEDIGAGIGALAKLHALIATRFAGRLHRRHGVSPEAPAVILFTSGSEGLPKGVVLTHRNLLSNCLQLSARIDFNSADVVLNALPVFHSFGLTGGTLLPILSGVKTLLYPSPLHYRIVPALAYDANATILFGTDTFLSGYARMAHGYDFYSLRYIFAGAERVRDETRATYAHKFGLRIMEGYGATEASPVIAVNTPMHFQAGSVGRLLPGMEARLDAVPGIADGGRLSIRGPNIMAGYLKAEAPGVLQPPEDGWHDSGDIVTIDPAGFVTIRGRAKRFAKIGGEMASLPAVEGYAAKVWPQGDHAVVTRPDARKGEQLVLFTTQHDAAAAAFQAWARANGVTELVIPRDIRVVAALPVLGTGKLDYVMMGEMAAGGR
- a CDS encoding alpha-L-fucosidase, translating into MIDLHRRGFLAGSAALGLATAARAASPMGTAKGPVQATWPSLVQNYRYPDWFRDAKLGLWSHWGPQSVPEQGDWYGRFMYMQGHPMYEHHLKTYGHPSVTGMKDLQHRWKGERWDPDALIQRYVRAGAKYFVALACHHDNLDCYDSRYHAWNSTRVGPKRDVVGIWEKAARKAGLRFGVSNHAAHAWHWYQTAYGYDPVGPRKGERYDAFRLRKGDGRGQWWEGLDPQELYTGGHAVLPDGIDSIEAMNKWHDANNGQWIETGPKDDPAYVTRWLLRQTDLIEKYKPDLCYFDDYGLPFGPVGLESAADYYNRSIEWHGKIDVVLTAKQLQPHQRFGLVQDVERGFADRLWDEPWQTDTCIGDWFYNVARLNDRSYKTAEQVMQRLADVVSKNGNLLLSIPQPGDGSIDAEEEKILDGMAGWIAVHGQAIFGSRPWRIYGEGPTQLATGMQNEGAAKPFTPQDIRFTTNKGALYALFLAPPTGPITIKSLGTTREGAIERVTLLGGGPVRHRRDAAGLHLDWPRAQAPAFVPAIRIDGRGLV
- a CDS encoding TIM-barrel domain-containing protein, with translation MSLFRHLLATGTALAALAATPALAAPLSTVDRNGAQVAIEPYAPNIVRVTIALDRTLADAAPGPGPNAPADATGWAHRTDQSGDIFASSAMTLTVKAQPWPAAPTQMQRYFAPSLPPVAITVTRPDGRPIAEMTGWEMSPHTVNGEQTFRVGASFAVQPDEHYYGLGQNQEGVLDLKGRTIDCRHNYDAPAGETVCVPFMVTNKGYGIVWDNPSALKVMPGLHNATQWQSEVGERISFFVITGDTTDQLYAGYARLTGATPLPPKAAFGLIQSKARYESQAELMAVADGYRQRNLPLDVMVLDWFHWTRMGQLDIDRTYFPDPKGMNDRLNAMGMRSILSVWPRFERESRYYNTLAAKGWFLHDKDGSVVDGLPFRSDRAGALLDTTNPETGQWFWERIRDNLASQGFDWFWLDETEPDLVPDGHFYSIGSGDRYHNIYPLTHTTPVAEGSARDRPNLRNLILARAAYLGVQRNGALFWSSDIKSTWEALKRQVPAGLGFTATGMAYWGSDIGGWQWPNGPKAERPLLIDPAGATAMAPDYADYPELMVRWFGYSVFTPTLRIHGQRPAASIWDYGKAAEPVLANFLRLRYSLMPYLYAMGHQTYQTGAPFMRALFMDFPNDPKVATIGDQYMFGPAFLVAPVTDQGVTKRPVYLPAGADWYDYWTNRRYTGGQTIEVAAPIDQVPLFVRAGSIVPMGVQVPSTATKQPLEAIRVYPGRDASFTLYDDDGTTNAYKKAAGGRSATLRWDDAAGRLTASGKLPTDQNPATLVQVIRPAS